In one window of bacterium DNA:
- a CDS encoding MotA/TolQ/ExbB proton channel family protein yields the protein MNVMTNAIQQDWLVLLPIVLTSILVVAVIINRISFYNANKRDVIQFIQRLQRELQKNNLDAAQSLSAQLGGVVGEVAEEGIRVLAVQKKGFEKSFDISTSLAVRKLEKHLTILGTVGGVAPFLGLFATVVRILYTFGDLATQGNQSAAVALGIGSALIATAFGLGVAIVAVIAYNSFQSIVRRYEDDFQLIKLLFLSFVDKDEDVEIAAQNQPQQSQQAIQGAFIPKL from the coding sequence ATGAACGTAATGACAAACGCAATTCAACAAGACTGGCTGGTATTATTACCGATTGTCTTAACTTCAATCCTTGTAGTGGCGGTAATAATCAACAGAATTTCCTTTTATAACGCAAATAAAAGAGATGTAATTCAATTTATTCAGAGATTACAAAGAGAATTGCAAAAAAACAATCTTGATGCAGCACAAAGCCTCAGCGCACAACTTGGCGGCGTTGTAGGAGAAGTTGCAGAAGAAGGAATCAGAGTTCTTGCAGTACAAAAAAAAGGTTTTGAAAAGTCATTTGATATTTCAACAAGCCTTGCTGTAAGAAAACTCGAAAAACATCTTACAATTTTAGGTACAGTAGGTGGGGTAGCACCGTTTCTCGGCCTGTTTGCAACAGTTGTAAGAATTCTTTATACCTTTGGTGATCTCGCTACACAAGGAAACCAAAGCGCAGCAGTAGCTCTTGGTATTGGTTCTGCACTTATAGCGACAGCATTTGGTCTTGGTGTTGCTATTGTAGCTGTTATTGCATATAATTCATTCCAGTCTATAGTTAGAAGATATGAAGATGATTTTCAATTAATCAAGCTATTGTTCCTTAGTTTTGTTGATAAAGATGAAGATGTTGAAATTGCAGCGCAAAATCAGCCTCAACAATCTCAACAAGCAATTCAGGGTGCATTTATTCCTAAATTATAA
- a CDS encoding TonB family protein → MGSILENKTDQDDLQKQKEQISALLREDKENFPLKKALVISGVAHPLIPFLVWLLIAVLAFFGLNLNLFPKPEIKPRDIEFVIVNNKEQPPINKNTRLRADRNSRAGGKHDPTKKISEPTPVSRPSAPQRTAAEQKPIQRTAPRHTAMSKPAPKTPRVPPRPIFQPRPASPPRLTAHNPFSIAAPRVKAPRAVTPMGGPVTTGPIGTSSPSGDPSPLMSNGGRSGSSRGSRGSGYSVGGGDPGNPGPGNPNGSPGIDAIKEPDFGPYMRELQRRIKRNWHPPRGNESKRVVLLFKVSRDGRLLRLNISKSSTVGEADDAALEAVRMSAPFRPLPPEYQGNDIDIQFTFDYNVFSVGGSRY, encoded by the coding sequence ATGGGAAGCATTTTAGAAAATAAAACCGATCAGGATGATCTGCAAAAACAAAAAGAACAAATTTCAGCTCTATTAAGAGAAGACAAAGAAAACTTCCCTCTTAAAAAGGCACTTGTGATTTCAGGTGTTGCACATCCTTTAATACCTTTTTTGGTGTGGCTTTTAATTGCTGTACTGGCATTTTTCGGGCTTAATCTTAATTTGTTTCCAAAGCCGGAAATTAAACCCAGAGATATTGAATTTGTAATAGTAAACAATAAAGAACAGCCTCCAATAAACAAAAATACAAGATTACGAGCTGACAGAAATTCCAGGGCAGGTGGAAAACACGATCCTACCAAGAAAATTTCTGAGCCTACTCCTGTTTCAAGACCAAGTGCGCCACAGCGTACTGCTGCTGAACAAAAACCGATTCAAAGGACTGCGCCGCGTCATACTGCAATGTCAAAACCGGCGCCTAAAACACCGCGAGTTCCTCCAAGACCGATTTTTCAGCCTAGGCCAGCATCTCCTCCAAGATTAACGGCACACAACCCGTTTTCTATAGCGGCTCCCAGAGTAAAAGCTCCAAGGGCAGTTACACCTATGGGAGGACCTGTTACCACAGGACCTATAGGAACGTCATCACCGAGCGGTGATCCTTCTCCTTTAATGTCTAACGGTGGAAGAAGCGGAAGTTCCAGAGGATCGAGAGGTTCAGGCTATTCCGTAGGAGGTGGAGACCCCGGAAATCCCGGCCCGGGAAATCCTAACGGATCGCCCGGTATAGATGCAATTAAAGAACCTGATTTTGGTCCTTACATGAGAGAACTTCAAAGAAGAATCAAAAGAAATTGGCATCCGCCCAGAGGAAACGAAAGTAAACGTGTTGTGCTTCTCTTTAAAGTAAGCAGGGACGGCAGATTATTAAGATTAAACATTAGTAAATCTTCAACAGTCGGTGAAGCTGATGATGCAGCATTGGAAGCTGTAAGAATGAGTGCGCCTTTTAGACCGTTGCCTCCTGAATATCAGGGAAACGATATAGATATTCAGTTCACTTTTGACTATAATGTATTCTCTGTAGGAGGTTCACGTTATTAA
- the miaB gene encoding tRNA (N6-isopentenyl adenosine(37)-C2)-methylthiotransferase MiaB: MKKVYIETLGCQMNKSDSEKILGILETQGYKETTLREEADLLIMNTCSIREASENKAFSHLGIWKKFKKANPNVKIAVCGCIAQQTKEKIFKRSPQVDLIFGTHNIEELPKLINQLSEKDKVCSILKTPYQTEENFYSRRQEGLSAWLPIIEGCDYFCTYCVVPYTRGRQRSRPSEDIIREAKEIISQGYKEITLLGQTVDSYGKDFENPQINLSSLLRELNGLDGLLRIRFMTSHPSDITDELIYTVKNLEKVCEFFHLPMQSGSTEVLAKMKRPYTREEFLVLVNKIKKEIPDVAITSDFIAGFPGETEEQFNETLSIIDEVVFDQCNTAAYSPRKQTPAAVWKEQIAYEEKKRRLNILFDKTKEATVKSNEKYVGRILEVLPDNFKEESDGTRLSGRTRNGKLTHFKGSKELIGKHVDVEITEASIWCLKGRIKL; the protein is encoded by the coding sequence ATGAAAAAGGTCTATATAGAAACACTCGGCTGTCAGATGAACAAGTCGGACTCGGAAAAAATCCTAGGCATTCTCGAAACACAAGGGTATAAAGAAACTACTTTGAGAGAAGAGGCAGATTTGCTCATAATGAACACATGTAGCATAAGAGAAGCTTCTGAAAACAAAGCTTTTAGCCATCTTGGCATCTGGAAAAAATTTAAAAAAGCTAATCCTAATGTCAAAATAGCTGTATGCGGCTGCATTGCGCAGCAAACAAAAGAAAAAATCTTTAAAAGATCACCGCAGGTGGATTTGATTTTCGGGACGCATAATATAGAAGAACTTCCAAAACTTATAAATCAGCTTTCTGAAAAAGATAAAGTCTGCTCAATACTTAAAACTCCTTATCAAACAGAAGAAAATTTTTATTCTCGAAGACAGGAAGGGCTTTCAGCGTGGCTTCCTATCATTGAAGGGTGTGATTATTTTTGTACTTACTGCGTTGTACCTTATACAAGAGGAAGGCAAAGGAGCAGACCGTCTGAAGATATAATTCGTGAGGCAAAAGAGATTATCAGTCAGGGATATAAAGAAATTACTCTGCTCGGTCAAACTGTAGACTCTTACGGGAAGGATTTTGAGAACCCCCAAATTAATCTTTCCAGCCTTTTAAGGGAATTAAACGGACTTGATGGGCTCTTGAGAATCAGGTTTATGACTTCTCATCCTTCGGATATCACTGATGAACTTATTTATACCGTCAAAAACCTTGAGAAAGTCTGCGAATTTTTCCATCTTCCGATGCAGTCGGGAAGCACGGAGGTTCTTGCCAAAATGAAAAGACCTTACACCAGAGAAGAATTTTTGGTGCTGGTTAACAAAATAAAAAAAGAAATTCCTGATGTTGCAATAACCTCTGATTTTATAGCGGGGTTTCCGGGAGAAACAGAAGAGCAGTTTAATGAAACACTTTCTATAATAGACGAAGTTGTTTTTGATCAGTGCAATACGGCAGCATACTCGCCGAGAAAACAAACTCCCGCAGCTGTTTGGAAAGAGCAAATTGCTTATGAAGAAAAAAAACGCAGACTTAATATCCTTTTTGATAAAACAAAAGAAGCGACCGTTAAATCAAATGAGAAGTACGTGGGTAGGATTTTGGAAGTGCTTCCCGATAATTTTAAAGAAGAAAGCGACGGCACACGTCTTAGCGGGCGGACAAGAAACGGCAAACTTACACATTTCAAAGGTTCAAAGGAATTAATCGGAAAACATGTTGATGTTGAAATCACAGAAGCTTCTATATGGTGTTTAAAAGGAAGAATCAAGCTTTAA
- a CDS encoding GDP-mannose 4,6-dehydratase codes for MKILVTGTAGFIGYFVAKQLLEEGHAVIGIDNVNDYYDVNLKEARLNKLKAFENFKEERINLADKINIDRVFREHKPQRVINLAAQAGVTYSLKKPQAYVDSNITGFLNILEGCRDNDVQHLVFASTASVYGGSKIMPQSEKDSCNHPLSLYGATKKANEMMAHSYSHLFSIPITGLRFFNCYGPWGRPDMALFIFVKNIIEGKPINVHNFGKMKRDFTYVEDIAKGVVLTALGEVPVIAEENDNDKSAVAPFKIYNIGNNSPVDLMYYIECIEKELGKKAIINFVPIQPAEIEKSWADSSKLMKDYGYKPQTKIEDGVHEFVKWYREFYGV; via the coding sequence ATGAAAATTCTTGTTACGGGAACAGCAGGATTTATCGGGTATTTTGTCGCAAAACAATTGCTTGAAGAGGGTCATGCTGTTATAGGAATTGACAACGTAAATGACTATTACGATGTTAATCTTAAAGAAGCCCGTTTAAATAAGTTAAAAGCTTTTGAAAATTTTAAAGAAGAAAGAATTAATTTAGCTGATAAAATTAATATCGATAGGGTTTTTAGAGAACATAAACCTCAAAGAGTTATAAATCTTGCTGCTCAGGCAGGTGTTACTTATAGTTTAAAAAAGCCGCAGGCGTATGTTGACTCAAATATTACAGGATTTCTTAATATACTTGAAGGTTGCAGGGATAATGATGTACAACATCTTGTTTTTGCTTCTACTGCTTCTGTATACGGCGGTTCTAAAATAATGCCGCAAAGTGAAAAAGATTCTTGTAATCACCCTTTGAGTCTTTATGGTGCGACAAAAAAAGCAAATGAAATGATGGCACATTCTTATTCTCATCTTTTTTCAATCCCTATAACAGGATTAAGATTTTTTAATTGTTATGGCCCCTGGGGCAGACCTGATATGGCGTTGTTTATTTTTGTTAAAAATATAATCGAAGGTAAACCTATAAACGTACATAATTTTGGTAAAATGAAGCGTGATTTTACTTATGTTGAAGATATTGCAAAAGGAGTTGTTTTAACAGCTTTGGGCGAAGTTCCTGTTATTGCAGAAGAAAATGACAATGATAAAAGTGCTGTGGCTCCTTTCAAAATATACAATATCGGTAATAATTCACCGGTAGATTTAATGTATTATATAGAGTGTATTGAAAAAGAGTTGGGGAAAAAAGCGATAATTAATTTTGTGCCTATTCAGCCGGCAGAGATCGAAAAATCCTGGGCAGACAGTTCAAAATTAATGAAAGATTATGGTTATAAGCCTCAAACAAAAATCGAAGACGGTGTTCACGAGTTTGTTAAATGGTATAGGGAATTTTACGGGGTATAG
- a CDS encoding nucleotide sugar dehydrogenase, translated as MKKISVIGLGYVGLPVAVAFGKVTEVIGFDINKNRINELKQGFDSTNEVESSELKTSRVNFTDDIEAIKNADFYIICVPTPVDKMNTPDLTPLISATKTVATVLKKGDIVVYESTVYPGCTEDVCVPILEEISNLKFKQDFEAGFSPERINPGDKNNRFETIKKVVSASSDEALEIVASQYQSVVKAGIYKASSIKVAEAAKVIENTQRDINIAFMNELAIIFKKMDIDTKEVLEAASTKWNFLNFQPGLVGGHCIGVDPYYLTYKAEQLGYKSEVILSGRKINDNMGGWIAQNIIKQAINNKIQGTVTVFGLTFKENVPDTRNSKSYDIIREFKEWGYKVQTHDPFLPQSSLEKSDIIVLAVAHDEYKIKGWSLIEEFIDLKKTAIVADIKGILDKTQKPENIILWRL; from the coding sequence ATGAAAAAGATTTCAGTTATAGGATTAGGATATGTAGGCTTACCTGTTGCGGTTGCCTTTGGCAAAGTTACAGAAGTAATCGGATTTGACATTAACAAAAATAGAATTAACGAATTAAAACAGGGTTTTGACAGTACTAATGAAGTTGAATCAAGCGAACTCAAAACTTCAAGAGTTAATTTTACCGATGATATTGAAGCCATAAAAAATGCTGATTTTTATATAATCTGCGTGCCGACTCCTGTTGATAAAATGAATACGCCTGACTTAACGCCATTGATTAGCGCCACAAAAACCGTAGCAACTGTCTTGAAAAAAGGTGACATTGTTGTTTACGAGTCTACAGTTTATCCCGGCTGCACAGAAGATGTTTGTGTGCCGATTTTGGAAGAAATATCAAACCTGAAATTCAAACAGGATTTCGAAGCGGGATTTAGCCCTGAAAGAATTAATCCCGGTGATAAAAATAATCGTTTTGAAACCATAAAAAAAGTTGTGTCGGCTTCGTCTGATGAGGCTTTAGAGATTGTGGCATCCCAGTATCAGAGTGTTGTGAAAGCCGGAATCTATAAAGCGAGTTCTATTAAAGTTGCTGAAGCTGCAAAAGTTATTGAAAATACTCAGAGAGATATTAACATTGCTTTTATGAATGAACTTGCAATTATCTTTAAAAAAATGGACATCGATACAAAAGAAGTTTTGGAAGCAGCCTCGACCAAGTGGAATTTTTTAAACTTTCAACCCGGACTTGTCGGAGGTCATTGCATTGGTGTAGACCCTTACTATTTAACATACAAAGCAGAACAGCTCGGATATAAATCAGAAGTTATACTTTCGGGCAGAAAAATTAACGATAATATGGGCGGCTGGATCGCACAAAATATTATTAAACAGGCTATAAACAACAAAATTCAAGGTACTGTAACTGTTTTTGGTTTAACTTTCAAAGAAAATGTTCCTGATACAAGAAATTCAAAATCTTACGATATAATCAGGGAATTTAAAGAGTGGGGCTATAAAGTGCAAACTCATGACCCGTTTTTGCCGCAATCAAGTCTTGAAAAATCGGATATTATTGTTTTAGCGGTTGCCCATGATGAATATAAAATTAAAGGGTGGAGTTTAATAGAGGAATTTATTGATTTAAAAAAGACGGCAATTGTCGCCGATATTAAGGGTATACTTGATAAAACACAAAAGCCTGAAAATATAATTTTATGGAGACTTTAA